A DNA window from Mycoplasmopsis pullorum contains the following coding sequences:
- the rplQ gene encoding 50S ribosomal protein L17, which yields MANPKQIYSRDTKWRNGVMRSLVSELYVNGRITTTLTRAKEMRRHAERMIQKAKNPTLANRRLVAAYLRPIKTEKNVDVLTHLFNEIAPKYANRNGGYTRIIKLPSRQGDNTTMAIIELV from the coding sequence ATGGCAAATCCAAAACAAATCTATTCACGTGATACAAAATGAAGAAACGGAGTAATGCGTTCATTAGTGAGCGAATTATACGTTAATGGAAGAATTACAACAACTTTAACCAGAGCAAAAGAAATGCGTAGACATGCAGAAAGAATGATTCAAAAAGCTAAAAATCCTACTTTAGCAAACCGTCGTCTTGTTGCTGCATATTTACGTCCAATCAAAACAGAAAAAAACGTTGATGTTTTAACACACTTATTTAATGAAATCGCACCTAAATACGCAAACAGAAATGGTGGATACACAAGAATTATTAAATTACCTTCACGTCAAGGTGATAACACAACAATGGCAATTATTGAGTTAGTTTAA
- the rpsO gene encoding 30S ribosomal protein S15, producing the protein MVSKNKKAELVKKYGKNAKDTGSTFVQIAILTEDIENLKPHFLANPKDNHSRRGFMAKIAKRRVLLQHLKNSSIEEYNKCLSELNLRK; encoded by the coding sequence ATGGTTTCAAAAAACAAAAAAGCAGAATTAGTTAAAAAATATGGAAAAAATGCTAAAGATACAGGAAGTACTTTTGTTCAAATCGCTATTTTAACAGAAGATATTGAAAACTTAAAACCTCACTTTTTAGCAAATCCAAAAGATAACCACTCACGTCGTGGTTTCATGGCTAAAATCGCTAAACGTCGTGTTCTTTTACAACACTTAAAAAATTCAAGTATTGAAGAATACAACAAATGTTTATCAGAATTAAATCTTCGTAAATAA
- a CDS encoding signal peptidase II codes for MNLNKFADYLTGAWNSFCFHIKQNYKKILINYAIFLGIFTILLLCDQMVKTFVWGHSNVHDGKEIDGKLLVEYNGNWIDPESIVPRQSQWINFHGIIGIRYVWHKGVTFLPKGVSIILIQILSMIIFLCVLCAPLFTNKIILLVLLSSIAAGDMGNMLDRFIFKGYVKDMLYFPFLDKGTFNLADAFVVIGALLFASYFIFEFIMELIQTRKKDNIVEIDSN; via the coding sequence ATGAACTTGAATAAATTTGCGGATTATCTTACAGGAGCTTGAAATTCATTTTGTTTTCACATAAAACAAAACTATAAAAAGATCTTAATTAATTACGCGATTTTTTTAGGTATTTTTACCATTTTGCTTTTATGTGATCAAATGGTTAAAACTTTTGTCTGGGGACACTCAAATGTCCACGATGGTAAAGAAATTGACGGTAAATTACTTGTTGAGTATAATGGAAATTGAATTGATCCTGAATCTATTGTCCCAAGACAGTCGCAATGAATCAACTTTCATGGGATTATTGGGATTCGTTACGTTTGACATAAAGGAGTTACTTTTTTACCTAAAGGTGTTTCGATTATTCTAATACAAATTCTTAGCATGATTATTTTCTTATGTGTCTTATGTGCTCCATTATTTACAAATAAAATCATATTATTAGTTTTGCTATCGTCAATTGCGGCTGGGGACATGGGGAATATGTTAGACCGTTTTATTTTCAAGGGTTACGTAAAAGATATGTTATATTTCCCCTTTTTGGATAAAGGGACATTTAACTTAGCAGATGCCTTTGTAGTTATTGGGGCACTGTTATTTGCATCTTATTTCATTTTTGAATTTATCATGGAACTAATTCAAACACGTAAAAAAGATAATATTGTCGAAATTGACTCAAATTAA
- the truB gene encoding tRNA pseudouridine(55) synthase TruB, with the protein MFYLIKKNKDISSFSAIRQFAKEHGIKKIGHTGTLDPLATGLLLVASDEDTKLIQYIDNKIKGYIVEGQFGYSTDSYDSTGNVTNQVDSVVDLETLNQQLLKLSRIDFQYPPVFSAKKINGKKAYDLARQNIHVEMKKQKIKVFDYQLLHFNQETQKFKIYFQVSEGTYIRTLVHDLGLMCNSLGTMLELDRCEIGELSSNLLGGDDYKKIEYSQLFKLPTYSFSKKDYLFLKDGRNIIINEPDGIYLLINSKNEVAGILEVNNYVGKVKKMFLKRLSVYE; encoded by the coding sequence ATGTTTTATTTAATCAAAAAAAATAAAGATATTTCATCTTTTAGTGCTATTAGGCAGTTTGCTAAAGAACACGGAATTAAGAAAATTGGACACACTGGAACACTTGATCCTTTAGCAACAGGTTTGTTGTTGGTAGCTAGTGATGAAGATACAAAATTAATTCAATATATTGATAATAAAATTAAAGGATACATTGTTGAGGGACAATTTGGGTATTCAACTGATTCATACGATAGCACTGGTAACGTTACAAATCAAGTGGATTCTGTAGTAGATTTAGAAACATTAAATCAACAATTATTAAAATTAAGTCGAATTGATTTTCAATATCCTCCGGTTTTTTCTGCTAAAAAAATCAACGGAAAAAAAGCTTATGATTTAGCAAGACAGAATATTCATGTCGAAATGAAAAAACAAAAAATTAAAGTTTTTGACTATCAGCTTTTGCATTTTAACCAAGAGACACAAAAATTTAAAATTTATTTTCAAGTTAGTGAGGGCACTTATATTCGAACTTTAGTTCATGATTTGGGACTAATGTGCAATTCCTTAGGGACAATGTTAGAGCTAGACAGATGTGAAATAGGAGAGTTAAGTTCGAATCTTTTAGGTGGGGACGATTATAAAAAAATAGAGTACAGTCAACTCTTTAAACTGCCAACTTACTCATTTTCAAAAAAAGATTATTTATTTTTAAAAGATGGTAGAAATATTATAATTAATGAACCAGATGGGATATATTTACTAATAAATTCTAAAAATGAAGTAGCAGGAATTTTAGAGGTGAATAATTACGTCGGTAAAGTAAAAAAAATGTTTTTAAAGAGGTTAAGTGTTTATGAATAA
- the ileS gene encoding isoleucine--tRNA ligase, producing the protein MDYKKTLNMPHTNFEMRANLIQKEVAYREKWLKNEIYNKALKQNEKNPSFVLHDGPPYANGDLHVGHALNKILKDIIVRYKTLQGFYSPFVAGWDTHGLPIEHKMLNESKLNKEELTPLILRKKAAKYALKQVENQKKQLEYLQIFSDLKDIYITMDKQFEAKQLKLFKKMVLDGLVYKGLKPVYWSPSSQSALAEAEVEYADVVSPSIFVAFPIIQTTNPKVQVGDNLVIWTTTPWTLIANAGVAVGEFSYSRVEHEHQVYILATELVEKCAEQFGWEKYKVLDKIEAEDLINSVYLTPILKQEAKVVLGHHVSLDAGTGLVHIAPLFGEDDFLIGKKNKLEMIMHISDTGHIDYDCEYNGVFYEDANQLIINQLTSEKVLIKNDKIKHSYPHDWRTHKPILYRGTPQWFVSIDNIRSLILLEIEKINAYPEWAKKRLYQMIENRWDWTISRQRSWGVPIIIFYDQEKNPVINEQVFDYVINLVEQHGCDIWWEKETDELLPEEFRNKGFTREMDIMDVWFDSGSTSVAVEIPNCKPPYDVYLEGVDQYRGWFNSSIINSVAYYGFAPYKNLISHGFTLDSKGTKMSKSLGNAISPVDVVKKRGAEILRLWVANSEYSNDVTLSEEILDQNSELYRKVRNTIRFLLGNLNNFKYDPNLKRQGIHLFIKQKLELLKKNIINFYDNYEFVNVIKEINNYIVDLSSFYLSVTKDILYIDHFDSERRKQVLTNFYEILDFLIIALAPVLPTTCEEAYEHFNKENKKESVMLDKFPFAEEIDLDLINKFDEFFELRSKVNVLIEQLIKEGKIKRSNEVHLFIDSHSEFLSELDLKLLLMVGEIEYGDKLSAEVFDSEKCQRCWNHFAKDVMIGELCPNCSEIVEYMRENNELE; encoded by the coding sequence ATGGATTATAAAAAAACTTTAAACATGCCTCATACAAATTTTGAAATGAGAGCTAATTTGATTCAAAAAGAAGTTGCTTATCGTGAAAAATGATTAAAAAACGAAATTTATAATAAAGCATTAAAGCAAAACGAAAAAAATCCAAGTTTTGTTTTACATGACGGTCCACCATATGCTAATGGTGATTTACATGTCGGTCATGCTCTTAATAAGATTCTAAAAGATATAATTGTGAGATATAAAACTTTACAAGGTTTTTATTCTCCGTTTGTAGCTGGTTGAGATACACACGGACTACCAATTGAACACAAAATGCTTAATGAATCTAAATTAAATAAAGAAGAGCTTACACCTTTAATTTTAAGAAAAAAAGCAGCGAAATATGCTCTAAAACAAGTAGAAAATCAAAAAAAACAACTTGAGTATCTTCAAATTTTTAGTGATTTAAAGGATATTTACATCACTATGGATAAACAGTTTGAAGCAAAACAACTAAAATTATTCAAAAAGATGGTTTTAGATGGATTGGTATACAAAGGTCTTAAACCAGTTTATTGATCACCATCAAGTCAATCCGCATTAGCTGAAGCTGAAGTAGAATATGCAGATGTTGTTTCACCATCTATTTTTGTTGCTTTTCCAATAATTCAAACCACAAATCCAAAAGTTCAAGTTGGTGACAATTTGGTTATTTGAACCACAACACCATGGACACTTATCGCTAATGCTGGTGTCGCTGTAGGGGAATTTTCTTATTCTAGAGTCGAGCATGAGCACCAAGTTTATATTTTAGCGACTGAATTAGTCGAAAAATGTGCAGAACAATTCGGTTGAGAAAAATATAAAGTTTTAGACAAAATTGAAGCTGAAGATTTAATTAATTCAGTTTATTTAACACCAATTTTAAAACAGGAAGCTAAAGTCGTATTAGGTCACCACGTTAGTTTAGATGCTGGGACAGGTTTAGTTCATATTGCTCCTTTATTTGGGGAAGATGACTTTTTAATTGGTAAAAAGAATAAATTAGAAATGATTATGCATATTTCAGATACAGGTCACATTGATTATGATTGTGAATATAATGGTGTATTTTATGAAGATGCTAATCAATTAATCATTAATCAATTAACTTCTGAAAAAGTATTAATTAAAAATGATAAAATTAAACACTCGTATCCACACGATTGAAGAACACACAAACCGATTTTATACCGTGGTACACCACAATGATTTGTTTCAATAGATAACATTCGTAGCCTTATTTTATTAGAAATTGAAAAAATTAACGCTTATCCTGAATGAGCTAAAAAACGTCTTTACCAAATGATCGAAAATCGTTGAGATTGAACTATTTCAAGACAACGTTCATGAGGTGTTCCGATTATCATTTTTTACGATCAAGAAAAAAATCCAGTGATTAATGAACAAGTCTTTGATTATGTTATTAATTTAGTTGAACAACACGGTTGCGATATTTGATGAGAAAAGGAAACTGACGAACTTTTACCAGAAGAATTCCGTAATAAAGGATTTACACGTGAAATGGACATTATGGACGTGTGATTCGACTCAGGTTCTACAAGTGTAGCAGTTGAAATTCCAAATTGCAAACCTCCTTATGACGTTTATCTTGAGGGGGTTGATCAATATCGTGGATGATTCAACTCTTCAATTATTAACTCAGTGGCTTATTACGGTTTTGCTCCTTATAAAAATTTAATCAGTCACGGATTTACTTTAGATTCTAAAGGAACTAAAATGTCCAAATCACTCGGAAATGCCATTTCTCCAGTTGATGTTGTGAAAAAAAGAGGTGCTGAAATCTTAAGACTTTGAGTCGCAAATAGTGAATATTCTAATGACGTAACACTTTCAGAAGAGATCTTAGATCAAAATTCTGAGCTTTACCGTAAGGTTAGAAACACGATTAGATTTTTATTAGGTAACTTAAACAACTTTAAATATGATCCAAATCTAAAAAGACAAGGTATTCATTTATTTATTAAACAAAAACTTGAATTACTTAAGAAAAATATTATCAATTTCTATGATAATTACGAATTTGTTAATGTTATTAAAGAAATTAACAATTATATTGTCGATTTATCTAGTTTTTATCTTTCAGTTACAAAAGATATTTTATATATTGATCATTTCGATTCTGAACGTAGAAAACAAGTCTTGACTAATTTTTATGAAATCCTAGATTTCTTAATTATTGCTCTTGCTCCTGTTTTACCAACCACTTGTGAAGAAGCTTACGAACACTTTAATAAAGAAAACAAAAAAGAATCAGTAATGTTAGATAAGTTCCCTTTTGCTGAAGAAATTGACCTTGATTTAATAAATAAATTCGACGAATTTTTTGAATTACGTTCAAAAGTTAACGTTTTAATTGAGCAACTAATAAAAGAAGGTAAAATCAAACGTTCAAACGAAGTGCACTTATTTATTGACAGCCACAGTGAATTCTTATCAGAATTAGACTTGAAATTATTATTAATGGTTGGTGAAATTGAATACGGTGACAAATTAAGTGCTGAAGTTTTTGATAGTGAAAAATGCCAAAGATGTTGAAACCACTTCGCTAAAGATGTCATGATTGGTGAATTGTGTCCAAATTGTTCTGAAATCGTTGAATATATGAGGGAAAATAATGAACTTGAATAA
- a CDS encoding YcsE-related riboflavin metabolism phosphatase — protein sequence MNNLKKQIKMIAFDIDGTILPNGKTVFDHRVVQMFDELREQEILTVLATAREFSTINTFLTQLKPDFFIGANGAFIFDVDNQKYVNKKVISKTELIALYEETKHLYDAFLITAADKCYYSQDANLDTWFIRPNIQNYQPLDFNIVPNDEIILVTISTNKPHEVSEIINQKIKENNWNFEINSSWSHGLFLSPKNVNKSSALEYLLKTQNLTFNNLISFGDSSNDYEMLRDSFFGIAMQRANPRIKSVSKDIAIDCEYAGAYLKLKELKLI from the coding sequence ATGAATAATTTAAAAAAACAAATTAAAATGATCGCTTTTGATATTGATGGGACAATCTTACCTAATGGTAAAACTGTGTTTGACCATCGTGTAGTTCAAATGTTTGATGAATTAAGAGAACAAGAGATTTTAACTGTTTTGGCAACAGCTCGTGAATTTTCAACAATTAACACTTTCCTTACACAATTAAAACCAGATTTTTTCATTGGGGCAAATGGAGCGTTTATTTTTGATGTTGATAATCAAAAATATGTTAATAAAAAAGTAATCAGTAAAACAGAATTGATTGCACTTTATGAAGAAACTAAACATTTATATGATGCTTTTTTAATTACTGCAGCAGATAAATGTTACTATAGTCAAGATGCTAATTTAGACACTTGATTTATTAGACCTAATATTCAAAATTATCAACCGCTAGATTTTAATATAGTTCCAAATGATGAAATTATATTAGTGACAATAAGTACAAATAAACCACATGAAGTTTCAGAAATAATAAATCAAAAAATTAAAGAAAATAATTGAAATTTTGAAATAAATTCTAGCTGAAGTCATGGTTTATTTTTAAGCCCTAAGAATGTTAACAAAAGTTCGGCATTAGAATATTTATTAAAAACACAAAATCTGACTTTTAATAATTTAATCTCTTTTGGTGATTCTTCAAATGATTATGAAATGTTAAGAGATTCATTTTTTGGAATAGCAATGCAAAGAGCAAATCCAAGAATCAAAAGTGTGTCCAAGGATATTGCGATTGATTGTGAATATGCAGGTGCATATTTAAAACTTAAGGAATTAAAATTAATTTAA
- the recA gene encoding recombinase RecA gives MENITTNEKKQLISEALKEIEKKFGRESVMLLGENDDTVVETFSSGSYKLNKILGINGFPKGRIIEIYGPESSGKTTISLHAIAEIQKQGGIAAFIDAEHSIDRTYASNIGVNVNDLIISQPDSGEQALEIVDILAKNGNIDLIVVDSVAALVPESELNGDMRDQQIGTQARLMSKALRKITASLNKNKTTVIFINQIREKVGVVFGNPETTSGGRALKFYSSIRLEVRKGTNISEGKDLIGNEIKFKVVKNKLSAPYQIAESEIIYSKGIDSLGELIDLCVDLNIIEKRGSWYSYKDQKLAQGRKSLKDYLNENQEIFKEIEKEFLTSF, from the coding sequence ATGGAAAATATAACAACGAATGAAAAAAAACAATTAATAAGCGAAGCTTTAAAAGAAATAGAGAAAAAGTTCGGAAGAGAATCCGTAATGCTTTTAGGTGAAAATGATGACACAGTAGTTGAAACATTTTCGTCTGGTAGTTACAAACTTAATAAAATTTTAGGTATTAACGGATTTCCAAAAGGGCGTATTATTGAAATTTACGGTCCTGAAAGTTCTGGAAAAACTACTATTTCTTTACATGCTATTGCCGAAATACAAAAACAAGGTGGGATAGCCGCTTTTATCGACGCTGAGCACTCGATTGATCGAACATATGCTTCAAATATAGGTGTAAATGTTAATGATTTAATTATCAGTCAACCAGATTCTGGAGAACAAGCTTTAGAGATTGTTGACATTTTAGCCAAAAATGGAAATATTGATTTAATTGTAGTTGACTCTGTAGCTGCTTTAGTCCCTGAGTCAGAATTAAACGGTGACATGCGAGACCAACAAATTGGTACTCAAGCAAGACTTATGTCCAAAGCACTTAGAAAAATCACAGCTAGTTTAAACAAAAACAAAACAACAGTTATTTTTATTAATCAAATTCGTGAAAAAGTCGGTGTGGTTTTTGGAAACCCTGAAACTACTAGTGGTGGTAGAGCACTTAAATTTTATTCATCAATTAGGTTAGAAGTTCGTAAAGGAACAAATATTTCAGAAGGAAAAGATTTAATTGGTAATGAAATTAAATTTAAAGTAGTAAAAAATAAATTAAGTGCACCTTATCAAATAGCAGAATCTGAAATTATTTATTCAAAAGGAATTGATTCATTAGGTGAATTAATCGATTTATGTGTGGATTTGAATATTATCGAAAAAAGAGGAAGTTGATATTCATATAAAGATCAAAAATTAGCACAAGGACGAAAATCACTAAAAGATTATTTAAATGAAAACCAAGAAATATTTAAAGAAATAGAAAAAGAATTTTTAACTTCATTTTAA
- a CDS encoding TIGR00282 family metallophosphoesterase, with translation MKTENLTILFIGDVFGDPGIKIVQKYLPKIKENNKIDFVIAQAENVSGRKGFVPKDYEILMSAGVDAFTLGNHVWAQKEILNIINNNNIIRPLNISNSYAGHGTYVFDVKGIKLRVTSLMGIAFNRLNEPWNEDYANNFFDCFDNLISESIKTDYHFIDFHGETTSEKSVFSLYADGKVDAICGTHTHVQTNDARILPNGTLYVTDAGMTGPTNSAIGANFQEVYEKMRFDGKSKFTVSPNLCQFNGVILELSKNKKERKIKLINFLDTNEN, from the coding sequence ATAAAAACTGAGAATTTAACAATTTTATTTATAGGAGATGTATTTGGTGATCCTGGGATAAAAATTGTCCAAAAGTATTTACCTAAAATTAAAGAGAACAATAAAATTGATTTTGTAATCGCTCAAGCAGAAAACGTTTCGGGTAGAAAGGGTTTTGTTCCTAAAGATTATGAAATCTTAATGTCAGCAGGAGTTGATGCTTTTACTTTAGGTAATCATGTTTGAGCACAAAAAGAAATTTTAAATATTATTAACAACAATAATATTATTAGACCTTTGAATATTTCTAACTCTTATGCTGGGCACGGTACTTACGTTTTTGATGTAAAAGGCATCAAATTAAGAGTCACTTCTTTAATGGGAATTGCTTTTAACAGATTAAACGAACCATGAAATGAAGATTATGCAAATAACTTTTTTGATTGTTTTGATAATTTAATTAGTGAATCTATAAAAACTGATTACCATTTTATTGATTTTCATGGAGAAACAACAAGTGAGAAATCAGTGTTCTCACTTTATGCAGATGGAAAAGTTGATGCAATATGCGGTACACATACTCATGTACAAACTAATGATGCAAGAATTTTACCAAATGGTACTTTATATGTAACTGATGCAGGAATGACAGGACCAACAAATTCAGCAATCGGAGCAAATTTTCAAGAAGTTTACGAGAAAATGCGTTTTGATGGCAAATCTAAATTTACAGTAAGTCCTAATTTATGTCAATTTAATGGTGTAATTTTAGAGTTATCAAAAAACAAAAAAGAAAGAAAAATTAAATTAATTAATTTTCTAGACACAAACGAAAATTAA
- a CDS encoding FAD synthase, with amino-acid sequence MTKPFLIYDLDSWVPKDKKIFILGAFESFHLGHYQLIKKGLELKKEKPEFELVLVFFDNSSKFKSEKIFTDEKNKERILSTLPIDNGIKLVFEEVKNLSPQDFITKLTGTFSNFIFVSGPDFKFGKNAQKSLSQINEYLPNAFCEVVPFFKYKNVKISTSKLKELVEQGDVVFLNSLLYRDYSFTVKLLENNEWSYIDNLVKLPNGIYPIEILVEDFLYYGVILINNECQKIQLLDFKLDESIKEVIIQVRGRFNLLHNGQYNIKDNDLKTIKEYFLDLFKISD; translated from the coding sequence ATGACAAAACCATTTCTTATCTATGATTTGGATAGTTGAGTTCCTAAAGATAAAAAAATTTTTATTTTAGGTGCTTTTGAATCATTTCATTTAGGTCATTATCAACTAATCAAAAAAGGTCTAGAACTAAAAAAAGAAAAGCCGGAATTTGAGTTGGTATTAGTTTTTTTTGATAACAGTAGTAAATTTAAAAGTGAAAAAATTTTTACTGACGAAAAAAATAAAGAACGAATTCTAAGTACACTTCCAATTGATAATGGAATTAAATTAGTTTTTGAAGAAGTTAAGAATTTAAGTCCACAAGATTTTATTACCAAACTTACTGGGACATTTAGTAATTTTATTTTTGTGAGTGGACCAGATTTTAAATTTGGAAAAAATGCTCAAAAATCACTAAGTCAAATTAATGAATACTTACCTAATGCTTTTTGTGAAGTTGTACCTTTTTTTAAATATAAAAACGTCAAAATAAGTACGAGTAAATTAAAAGAATTAGTTGAACAAGGAGATGTTGTTTTTTTAAACTCTTTACTTTACCGCGATTATAGTTTTACAGTTAAGTTATTAGAAAATAATGAATGGTCTTATATCGATAATTTAGTGAAATTACCAAATGGAATTTATCCAATCGAGATTCTAGTTGAAGATTTTTTGTACTATGGTGTTATTTTAATTAATAATGAATGTCAAAAAATTCAATTGCTTGATTTTAAATTAGATGAAAGTATAAAAGAAGTAATAATTCAAGTTCGGGGAAGATTTAATTTGTTACATAATGGACAATATAATATCAAAGATAATGATCTAAAAACTATTAAAGAATATTTTTTAGATCTGTTTAAAATTTCTGACTAA
- a CDS encoding NAD(P)H-dependent glycerol-3-phosphate dehydrogenase: MKNKIKKITFIGTGAWASALATVVLRNNYQVSMYGINEKEIEDINQGYNRKYFGNKMFNNRQNLTATNSLEEALKDTDLIVLAVPSEFIKDTLKAISQVLKYKKVNLVNVAKGIENNSKKFFSEFIEWKFGKNLKNLATLIGPSFAQEVFEENLTMINVVGKNEEYLQLLLHVFNNPYFRLVINKNEKGSELFAALKNVLAIGIGIMTYKHPEKNPQSALLSVGVKEIYQIYKFLNPDSKDDIGFELAGIGDIFLTCSSTKSRNFSFGLHIAELGLKPALEQENKTIEGYNTAKILDKIIKENDLNVPFLKSIIDVLFYNKSPLMLLDFVNEYN; this comes from the coding sequence ATGAAAAATAAAATTAAAAAAATAACATTTATTGGTACCGGCGCTTGAGCTAGTGCTCTTGCTACCGTTGTTTTGCGTAATAATTATCAAGTTTCAATGTATGGGATCAATGAAAAAGAAATAGAAGATATTAATCAAGGTTATAACCGTAAATATTTTGGTAATAAAATGTTTAATAACCGTCAAAATTTAACAGCTACTAATTCACTTGAGGAAGCACTCAAGGATACTGATTTAATCGTACTAGCAGTTCCATCAGAATTTATTAAGGATACATTAAAAGCTATTTCACAGGTTCTAAAATACAAAAAAGTTAATTTAGTTAATGTAGCAAAAGGAATTGAAAATAACTCAAAGAAATTTTTTAGTGAATTCATTGAATGAAAATTCGGTAAGAATTTAAAAAATTTAGCTACTTTAATTGGTCCTAGCTTTGCTCAAGAAGTTTTTGAGGAAAACTTAACAATGATTAATGTGGTTGGTAAAAATGAAGAGTATTTACAATTGCTTTTGCATGTTTTTAACAATCCTTATTTTAGATTGGTCATCAATAAAAACGAAAAAGGTTCTGAATTATTCGCTGCACTCAAAAATGTTTTAGCAATTGGAATCGGAATTATGACTTATAAACATCCAGAAAAAAATCCCCAATCAGCGCTTTTATCAGTCGGAGTAAAAGAAATATATCAAATTTACAAATTTCTCAATCCAGATTCAAAAGATGATATAGGGTTTGAATTAGCAGGAATTGGCGATATCTTCCTAACCTGTAGTTCAACCAAAAGTCGTAATTTTTCGTTTGGTTTACACATTGCAGAATTAGGTTTAAAACCTGCTTTGGAACAAGAAAATAAAACTATAGAGGGATATAATACCGCAAAAATTTTAGATAAAATCATTAAAGAAAACGACTTAAACGTTCCTTTTTTAAAAAGCATCATTGACGTCTTATTTTACAACAAGTCACCATTAATGCTTTTAGATTTTGTCAATGAATATAACTAA